In Aminobacterium sp. MB27-C1, a single genomic region encodes these proteins:
- a CDS encoding glutamine synthetase III, with amino-acid sequence MAYDKPRDIFGMYVFDRRAMRERLPRDVYDALIASIEGGQKLDASIADMVAAAMKEWALSKGATHYTHWFHPRTELTAEKHMAFLTADENGLPMESFKGKELVQSEPDASSFPSGGIRSTFEARGYSAWDPTSPAFIVTSRKGGTLCIPSVFISYDGTPLDLKTPLMKSLDAVESRALRLLKLFGNRGVRWAKVTVGAEQEFFLVDGAGARKRPDLQFCGRTIIGCQPPKGQQMEDHYFGAIPPRVLAYMEDVERDLYRLGVVITTRHNEVAPCQFEFAPQFAEANLACDQNQLIMETMRKMARRHDLMLLLHEKPFASLNGSGKHINFSIQDSEGKNVLKPSSNQRKNIQFLTFLSALLLGLSKYSPLLRASIASPGNMHRLGGNEAPPAIMSVYLGDTLSAILERIEQGLPESFPGKSLIDLGLTRLPEVSVDNTDRNRTAPLAFTGNKFEFRAPGASQSIAGPLTMILSIWAWGLDQICSMIESRLGGGDVVDAALEAIRYAAQESKNVRFEGNAYSQEWHDEAKRRGLTIANSTPEALALYLVPEHRQLLSDLHVMTDRETSAYYEIRLEQYVKTVEIEMGILHSMVWEGILPALTKQIVLEGQSLSSFEGKGAIDTQPWFKFVERLGSLKSGLLTSIERLDNLRQSIQEMPLEKQAQVLTEEGLPLYEAIRGMCDAAESITAASVWPYPTYRDLLYIP; translated from the coding sequence ATGGCGTACGATAAACCACGTGATATTTTCGGCATGTATGTTTTCGATCGACGAGCTATGCGAGAACGACTACCGAGAGATGTATACGATGCTCTCATTGCTTCTATTGAAGGCGGTCAGAAACTTGACGCAAGTATTGCCGATATGGTAGCAGCCGCAATGAAAGAATGGGCTCTTTCAAAAGGGGCTACTCATTACACACATTGGTTTCATCCTCGAACAGAACTTACGGCAGAAAAGCATATGGCGTTCCTCACTGCCGACGAAAACGGACTGCCCATGGAGTCTTTTAAAGGAAAAGAACTGGTACAAAGTGAGCCAGACGCCTCTTCTTTCCCATCAGGTGGCATTCGCTCTACTTTTGAAGCACGCGGATATAGCGCATGGGACCCAACAAGTCCTGCTTTTATTGTTACGAGCCGAAAGGGAGGTACTCTCTGTATTCCATCTGTCTTCATCTCCTACGACGGAACTCCATTAGACCTCAAAACACCTCTGATGAAATCGCTCGATGCCGTGGAAAGCCGAGCCCTTCGTCTTTTAAAACTCTTTGGAAACCGCGGTGTCCGTTGGGCTAAGGTAACAGTAGGAGCTGAGCAGGAATTTTTCCTTGTCGACGGAGCTGGTGCACGTAAACGTCCCGATCTTCAATTCTGCGGACGTACTATTATTGGTTGTCAACCTCCTAAAGGACAACAGATGGAAGATCACTATTTTGGTGCCATTCCTCCACGAGTTCTTGCATATATGGAAGATGTCGAACGAGATCTGTATCGGCTGGGTGTTGTCATTACAACTCGACATAATGAGGTTGCCCCCTGCCAGTTCGAATTTGCACCACAGTTCGCTGAAGCCAACCTGGCATGCGATCAGAACCAGCTTATTATGGAAACTATGCGCAAAATGGCTCGTCGCCACGATCTCATGCTTTTGCTTCACGAAAAGCCTTTTGCCAGTCTCAACGGAAGTGGAAAACACATTAACTTCTCAATACAGGATAGTGAAGGTAAGAATGTATTGAAACCTTCATCAAACCAGAGAAAGAACATTCAGTTTTTGACGTTCCTATCAGCGCTGCTCCTTGGGCTTTCAAAGTATAGCCCCCTTCTTCGCGCCTCCATTGCATCTCCAGGGAATATGCACCGACTTGGAGGAAATGAAGCTCCTCCTGCAATTATGAGTGTCTATCTGGGAGATACGCTATCTGCTATTCTTGAGAGAATCGAGCAAGGACTTCCCGAATCTTTCCCCGGGAAGAGTCTCATCGATCTCGGCCTAACACGTCTACCAGAAGTCAGCGTAGATAATACAGATAGAAACAGAACTGCTCCATTAGCCTTCACAGGTAACAAGTTTGAATTCCGTGCACCTGGTGCATCTCAATCCATAGCCGGACCTCTTACCATGATCTTGAGTATCTGGGCGTGGGGATTAGATCAGATATGCTCAATGATAGAGTCCCGACTTGGCGGTGGGGACGTTGTAGATGCAGCCCTTGAAGCTATTCGTTACGCAGCTCAGGAAAGTAAAAATGTTCGCTTCGAAGGAAACGCATATAGTCAGGAATGGCACGATGAAGCAAAAAGACGGGGCTTGACTATTGCAAACAGTACCCCGGAAGCTCTTGCCCTCTATCTTGTTCCTGAGCATCGCCAGCTTTTGTCTGATTTACATGTTATGACAGATAGAGAGACATCTGCATATTATGAAATACGACTTGAGCAATACGTAAAAACTGTTGAAATCGAGATGGGCATTCTTCACTCCATGGTCTGGGAAGGTATTTTACCAGCTTTGACGAAACAAATTGTTCTAGAAGGACAATCCCTCTCTTCTTTTGAAGGAAAGGGAGCTATCGATACACAACCATGGTTTAAATTCGTAGAACGCCTAGGATCACTTAAGAGCGGGCTTCTAACATCTATCGAACGTCTGGACAATTTGCGTCAGTCTATTCAAGAAATGCCGCTTGAGAAACAGGCTCAGGTTCTCACAGAAGAAGGATTGCCTCTCTATGAAGCTATTCGAGGCATGTGTGACGCAGCTGAATCCATTACGGCAGCTAGCGTATGGCCCTATCCTACATATAGGGATTTACTGTACATTCCATAA
- a CDS encoding single-stranded DNA-binding protein, with amino-acid sequence MARGFNKVILMGNLSRDPEIRYTASKQAVARLNVAVDRQWKGRNGEIQNQVDFIPIVVWGSQAENCERYLRKGRPVLVEGRLQVRSYEDKSGERRWVTEVVASSVVFLGSAPRDDDNKGNHSSSGSDDFGSIRDRGFDGEEFPLDISEMGETDSGDDEADIPF; translated from the coding sequence TTGGCCAGGGGATTCAATAAAGTCATACTCATGGGGAACTTGTCCCGAGACCCAGAAATACGATACACAGCTTCCAAGCAAGCAGTAGCGCGGTTGAATGTAGCCGTTGATCGCCAGTGGAAGGGGCGAAATGGTGAGATTCAAAACCAGGTCGACTTTATTCCTATCGTTGTATGGGGAAGCCAGGCTGAAAACTGCGAGCGGTATCTTAGAAAGGGTCGTCCTGTTCTTGTTGAGGGACGTCTCCAGGTACGGAGCTACGAAGACAAGTCTGGCGAACGCCGTTGGGTGACGGAAGTAGTTGCTTCTTCGGTTGTCTTCTTAGGTAGTGCCCCTCGAGATGACGATAACAAAGGAAACCACTCTAGTAGCGGAAGCGATGACTTTGGTAGCATCCGTGACAGAGGTTTCGATGGAGAAGAGTTCCCTCTGGATATCTCCGAAATGGGAGAGACTGATTCCGGAGATGATGAAGCAGATATTCCGTTTTAG
- the queD gene encoding 6-carboxytetrahydropterin synthase QueD, which yields MLLKKEFIFDAAHNLVHYKGKCENLHGHTYRMVIVIEGTPDHEGMVVDFCEVSSIVKEKVVSRLDHAYINDIIPQPSAENIAVWVWKEIEQFFKRPHSHLYAVEIWETATSGVIVRKEDIYA from the coding sequence ATGCTTCTTAAGAAAGAGTTTATTTTCGATGCGGCTCATAATCTTGTGCACTATAAGGGGAAATGCGAAAACCTTCATGGGCATACCTACCGCATGGTTATTGTTATAGAAGGAACTCCAGATCATGAGGGAATGGTCGTTGATTTTTGCGAAGTCTCTTCAATAGTAAAGGAAAAAGTTGTTTCTCGTCTTGACCATGCTTATATTAACGATATTATTCCTCAGCCTTCAGCGGAAAATATTGCTGTCTGGGTCTGGAAAGAGATAGAACAGTTTTTCAAACGTCCACATTCTCATCTCTACGCTGTAGAAATTTGGGAAACCGCAACCAGCGGAGTTATTGTCAGAAAGGAAGACATCTATGCGTGA
- a CDS encoding ParB/RepB/Spo0J family partition protein encodes MAGMMNFLRNESLLHGMKNETANDQKRRLCDLPIDQIRPNPLQPRQYFDEDDLQELATSIAELGVIQPVVVCQVENGYELIVGERRLRAAKRAGLSVIPAIITEVTPTDQQVIALVENIHRSNLSSIEEARCLQDILQRTGWNQSYLAQRLGRSQSAIANKLRLLKLEDDVQTMVLEGELGERQARALVALEGDVQKEWAQRIVDEKIPAKDVEKLVRQESSKTDMLKSNRTTQGKKQKGLSFAGPEGPTGELLKDLALLVEQSRRRGIPVVWKVKELAQRQLIVEIAVDLKEQIVNDEEKALSHESK; translated from the coding sequence ATGGCAGGCATGATGAATTTTCTTCGAAATGAATCATTGCTGCACGGGATGAAAAATGAGACGGCTAACGATCAAAAGCGGCGATTATGTGATTTGCCTATAGATCAGATACGACCGAATCCCCTTCAGCCGCGGCAATATTTCGATGAAGATGATCTGCAAGAACTAGCTACGTCTATTGCAGAACTCGGAGTAATACAGCCTGTGGTCGTTTGCCAGGTAGAGAATGGTTATGAACTCATAGTGGGGGAGCGACGTCTTCGAGCCGCTAAACGAGCCGGACTTTCTGTAATCCCGGCAATCATAACGGAAGTAACGCCGACAGACCAACAGGTTATTGCTCTCGTAGAAAATATTCATAGAAGTAATCTTTCTTCAATAGAAGAAGCTCGATGTCTACAGGATATCTTGCAACGTACAGGCTGGAACCAATCGTATCTTGCACAGCGCCTTGGACGTTCTCAGTCTGCTATTGCAAATAAACTTCGTCTTCTTAAATTAGAAGATGATGTGCAGACTATGGTTCTTGAGGGAGAGTTGGGGGAACGTCAAGCGAGAGCTCTCGTTGCTCTTGAAGGAGACGTTCAAAAAGAATGGGCACAGCGTATCGTCGATGAAAAAATTCCTGCAAAAGATGTAGAAAAGCTTGTTCGTCAGGAATCGTCTAAAACAGATATGCTTAAAAGTAATAGAACAACTCAGGGAAAGAAACAGAAGGGATTAAGTTTTGCCGGACCAGAAGGGCCGACAGGAGAGCTTCTTAAAGATTTGGCTTTATTGGTGGAGCAAAGCCGCCGGCGAGGAATTCCTGTTGTCTGGAAAGTTAAGGAGCTCGCTCAGCGGCAGCTTATTGTTGAAATAGCTGTAGATTTGAAAGAACAAATTGTGAATGATGAAGAAAAGGCTTTGTCCCATGAAAGCAAGTAA
- the folE2 gene encoding GTP cyclohydrolase FolE2: MRDVQNERDSRKVAIDLVGVRNVSYPIVVLDREQNEQQTVAQISMAVSLPHHYRGTHMSRFIEVLEEIQGKITLSRMEQITEHLRQVLEADRAEITFQFPYFIRRYAPVTKIPSYSRYDVTFWTQKEENFDLITTVSVPVQTLCPCSKEISDVGAHNQRARIDISVRMKNFVWIEELVEIAERCGSAPLYTLLKREDEKYVTEQAYNNAKFVEDVLRDTALELDTEERISWYRVRVVSSESIHNHDAFAELERHVSS; this comes from the coding sequence ATGCGTGATGTTCAAAACGAGAGAGATTCAAGAAAGGTTGCCATTGACCTCGTAGGGGTACGAAATGTTTCTTATCCTATAGTTGTTCTTGACAGAGAACAGAACGAACAGCAGACTGTAGCTCAGATTTCGATGGCGGTCTCCCTGCCTCATCACTACAGGGGAACACACATGAGTCGTTTTATCGAAGTGCTTGAAGAGATACAAGGCAAAATTACCTTATCCCGAATGGAGCAAATTACAGAACACCTTCGCCAGGTTCTGGAAGCCGATCGGGCGGAGATAACCTTTCAATTTCCCTATTTTATCCGCCGTTATGCTCCTGTAACAAAAATTCCGAGCTATTCCCGATATGATGTTACTTTTTGGACTCAAAAAGAGGAAAACTTCGACCTGATAACTACTGTTTCGGTGCCAGTTCAAACGTTATGTCCATGTTCAAAGGAAATTTCGGATGTTGGAGCTCATAATCAAAGAGCTCGGATAGATATTTCTGTCCGTATGAAAAATTTCGTATGGATAGAGGAACTTGTAGAAATAGCTGAGCGATGTGGTTCTGCACCTCTTTACACATTATTGAAACGGGAAGATGAAAAATATGTTACTGAACAAGCGTATAATAACGCTAAATTTGTGGAGGATGTTTTACGTGATACAGCGTTGGAACTCGACACGGAAGAACGCATTTCATGGTACAGAGTGCGAGTTGTAAGCTCAGAAAGTATACATAATCACGATGCTTTCGCGGAATTAGAGCGGCACGTATCTTCTTAG
- a CDS encoding O-antigen ligase, with protein MKASNNIESFFASQSPSFLMEGFLFCCFGMVLIFPNMIFSGDYWYQTLHLMKWFFAFVPIAMMVMVLWIYSFRSHISFTIDFFSILWFIFLLYMAIQPVFIEISSIPSFIRGYVFFASLFALYCLTLNFFKETMLSFILWGSSIAGVLSVFFAELQLLGINGVFPFILNTPGHYIANTGQQNMFGIWLALCALNTMFLYIKKKSFNSGIIALFLLAIIEWGLWNTTSRSAIFGMAAGIFFMLIMALRTQTKETLKRTFAVVFIFLLVMAGIVEINKGRIGTLKDKFKDILDHPTSVAKRDSIWLTSWTMFRSTPVSGVGLGQYKWHYLEAQREMRHLRPEKTWQFTYWAHNEYLQWICETGVIGGGWLLLLASWWLWNFTRLLLRKRSLSYEAFWGISILALILGTALWTRPFHRIEDAVWISVAFGVANREIFLFQPLLSFSEKGQKILFTFAGMCVLSALLFFGHGLYGDRLVSLSLDSESAENKKNYLEKAATSLMVQDIAEKKLAYYYLNLGENHENPELVAIGLNRLYNVFKQQPHSRELSVLLDWGKKLENKTLIQEMSSFIQ; from the coding sequence ATGAAAGCAAGTAACAATATTGAATCGTTTTTTGCATCTCAAAGCCCCTCATTTTTAATGGAGGGCTTTTTATTTTGTTGTTTTGGAATGGTTCTAATCTTTCCAAATATGATCTTTTCAGGTGATTATTGGTATCAGACGTTACATTTGATGAAATGGTTTTTTGCTTTTGTCCCCATAGCTATGATGGTTATGGTTTTATGGATCTATTCATTTCGGAGTCATATTTCTTTTACAATAGATTTTTTTTCGATATTATGGTTTATTTTTCTACTCTATATGGCGATACAACCAGTCTTCATTGAAATATCTTCCATCCCTTCTTTTATAAGGGGCTATGTTTTTTTTGCTAGCCTCTTTGCTCTTTATTGCTTAACTCTAAACTTTTTTAAGGAAACGATGCTCTCTTTTATATTATGGGGGAGTAGTATCGCCGGCGTTCTCAGTGTCTTTTTTGCTGAGTTGCAGTTGCTTGGAATAAATGGGGTTTTCCCCTTTATTCTCAACACTCCTGGACACTATATTGCCAATACTGGGCAGCAGAATATGTTCGGCATATGGCTTGCTCTATGTGCTCTCAATACCATGTTTCTTTACATAAAGAAAAAATCTTTTAACTCAGGAATCATTGCCCTTTTCTTGTTAGCAATTATTGAATGGGGTCTTTGGAATACAACGAGTCGTTCTGCTATTTTCGGAATGGCAGCGGGGATTTTTTTCATGTTGATTATGGCTCTTCGGACGCAGACGAAAGAGACACTCAAAAGGACTTTTGCTGTAGTTTTTATTTTCCTCCTCGTCATGGCTGGAATTGTGGAAATTAACAAGGGGCGCATAGGAACGCTGAAGGATAAATTTAAAGATATCCTTGACCATCCTACGTCTGTAGCCAAGCGAGATAGCATTTGGCTCACGTCATGGACCATGTTTCGCTCAACCCCCGTTTCAGGAGTAGGCCTTGGCCAATACAAATGGCACTATCTTGAAGCCCAAAGAGAAATGAGGCATTTGCGTCCGGAAAAAACATGGCAATTTACGTACTGGGCGCACAATGAATATCTGCAATGGATATGCGAAACAGGCGTTATTGGGGGAGGCTGGCTTCTTCTTTTAGCAAGTTGGTGGTTATGGAATTTCACAAGACTTTTATTGAGAAAACGATCCCTCTCTTATGAGGCGTTCTGGGGAATATCTATTTTGGCGCTTATATTAGGAACAGCTCTGTGGACGCGGCCTTTCCATCGTATCGAGGATGCAGTGTGGATATCTGTTGCTTTCGGAGTTGCCAATAGGGAAATTTTCCTTTTTCAGCCTCTTCTTTCCTTCTCTGAAAAGGGACAAAAAATTTTATTTACCTTCGCGGGAATGTGTGTATTGTCGGCGCTCCTCTTTTTCGGACATGGCCTTTATGGCGATCGTCTCGTCAGTCTTTCTCTTGATAGCGAGAGTGCTGAAAACAAAAAAAATTATCTGGAAAAAGCCGCAACATCCCTTATGGTGCAAGATATAGCAGAAAAAAAATTAGCTTACTATTATTTGAACTTAGGTGAGAATCATGAAAATCCCGAATTAGTTGCTATTGGTCTCAATCGCCTTTACAACGTTTTTAAGCAACAACCTCACAGTAGGGAGCTTTCAGTTCTTCTCGATTGGGGGAAAAAGCTAGAAAACAAAACTCTAATTCAGGAAATGTCATCTTTTATTCAGTAA
- the dnaB gene encoding replicative DNA helicase: MTETIYDRVPPASPEAERAVLGACLVDREALNTVIEILTPEDFYDLTHREAYDVVCDMAQRNKPVDALTFLEEINRRELDKKIGGQPFIAGLVNGVTTTANAEYYALIVKDKAIHRRLISAGNKIVRLGYSEELEVDEILEESEKAVFEIAQKRNRTNFRPISDVLGKTFQIIEEQYRKSDQDVTGFCTGFYQFDRITGGFQPGSLNIIAARPSMGKTALALNMAQYGGVDRHDPVLIFSLEMSAEQLVQRMLGSEAKVNIHDIRNGSFAENDWDKLADAAGRLSQAPIFIDDSSMLSTLEFRARARRFKSRFENLGLIVVDYLQLMSFARRIDSKQQEVAEISRALKGVARELDVPVVALSQLSRAVEQRNDKMPQLSDLRDSGAIEQDADLVMLLYRPGYYDTAAAPEEEDNRAVIRIAKHRNGPTGDVDLVFLREYTRFVNAERGYM, translated from the coding sequence GTGACTGAGACCATTTATGACAGAGTGCCTCCAGCGAGTCCGGAGGCTGAGCGTGCTGTGTTGGGGGCTTGTCTCGTTGACAGAGAAGCCCTCAATACGGTAATAGAGATTTTAACTCCAGAAGATTTTTATGATTTGACTCATCGTGAAGCTTACGATGTGGTTTGTGACATGGCGCAGCGAAATAAGCCTGTCGACGCTTTGACATTCCTTGAAGAAATTAATCGCCGTGAACTTGATAAAAAAATTGGTGGGCAGCCCTTTATAGCAGGACTTGTCAATGGGGTTACGACGACGGCTAATGCGGAATATTATGCTCTTATTGTTAAAGATAAGGCAATACATCGGCGTCTTATTTCTGCGGGTAATAAGATCGTGCGTCTTGGTTATTCTGAGGAATTGGAAGTAGACGAGATCCTTGAAGAATCTGAAAAAGCAGTTTTTGAAATTGCTCAAAAGAGGAATAGAACGAATTTCAGACCAATATCTGATGTTTTAGGCAAGACATTCCAGATTATTGAAGAGCAATATCGTAAGTCAGATCAGGACGTAACAGGTTTCTGCACTGGTTTTTATCAGTTTGACAGAATAACGGGAGGATTCCAGCCGGGAAGTTTGAATATTATTGCGGCTCGTCCGTCTATGGGTAAGACAGCCTTGGCTTTGAACATGGCGCAGTATGGTGGTGTCGATCGTCATGATCCTGTATTGATCTTTAGCCTTGAAATGAGCGCTGAACAGCTTGTTCAGAGAATGCTTGGTTCTGAAGCCAAGGTCAATATTCATGATATACGTAACGGGTCGTTTGCAGAAAATGATTGGGATAAACTTGCGGATGCTGCTGGACGGCTATCTCAAGCTCCCATCTTTATTGACGATAGTTCAATGCTCTCTACTCTTGAGTTTAGAGCCAGAGCGCGACGTTTTAAATCCCGTTTTGAAAATTTGGGACTTATCGTTGTCGACTACTTGCAGCTTATGAGTTTCGCAAGGCGAATTGATAGCAAACAGCAGGAAGTTGCTGAAATATCACGAGCTTTAAAAGGAGTGGCACGAGAGCTTGATGTCCCAGTTGTTGCCCTTTCTCAGCTTTCACGAGCTGTTGAGCAACGAAACGATAAAATGCCTCAATTGTCAGATCTTCGAGATAGTGGAGCAATAGAACAGGATGCAGACTTGGTTATGCTTTTATATCGTCCCGGTTATTATGATACGGCAGCTGCTCCAGAAGAAGAAGATAATAGGGCTGTTATTCGTATAGCGAAGCATCGTAATGGACCTACAGGAGATGTCGATCTTGTCTTCTTGAGGGAATATACGAGGTTTGTAAATGCTGAAAGAGGATATATGTAA
- a CDS encoding YybS family protein, whose product MTPTRSLVESSLLVGLAVVLFLAAQFLPVVGIGFSFLCPAPLVVMGLRHDFKKALLGVAVATGLVMIFMGPLGALFFLLGFGVLGVGLGQLAKRLHRGVEILLYGILLSLGSKLLLMVIASKVMGVNPFSVDPVEIESMLNKVFAFYAGKGLSQETIESMKQQMMMTLKIIPLVFPALLTLAASVDCYLSYVISGAVIRRIGSGTLPPLPSFSNWRFPKSIFWALLVSILFSMLGMQQGEASLMFRMGMNLKLLINILFLLQGLSVIWYYFSLKGLGSFVRWVAVILVLFVPFLSTIALILGVSDMWFDFRSRIRR is encoded by the coding sequence GTGACACCGACGAGAAGCCTCGTAGAATCATCCCTTCTTGTAGGGTTGGCTGTGGTCCTTTTTTTGGCCGCACAGTTTCTACCGGTTGTGGGGATTGGTTTTTCCTTTCTTTGTCCGGCTCCTCTGGTGGTAATGGGTCTAAGACATGATTTTAAGAAAGCTCTGCTGGGTGTTGCTGTAGCGACAGGGCTTGTCATGATCTTCATGGGACCTCTGGGAGCACTCTTTTTCCTCCTTGGTTTTGGCGTATTGGGAGTAGGTCTTGGCCAATTGGCAAAGCGCCTTCATCGAGGAGTGGAAATCCTTCTCTATGGCATACTCCTTTCTCTGGGAAGTAAATTGCTTCTTATGGTGATAGCGAGTAAAGTTATGGGAGTAAATCCTTTTTCTGTTGATCCTGTAGAGATTGAGAGTATGTTGAATAAAGTATTTGCTTTTTATGCGGGAAAAGGGTTATCGCAAGAAACTATCGAATCGATGAAGCAGCAGATGATGATGACCTTGAAAATTATCCCTCTCGTTTTCCCGGCTTTGCTGACTCTTGCTGCATCAGTGGATTGCTATTTGAGTTATGTTATTAGCGGGGCAGTAATCCGACGTATCGGGAGTGGCACTCTTCCTCCGTTGCCTTCTTTTTCAAACTGGAGATTCCCCAAAAGCATTTTCTGGGCTCTTCTTGTCTCCATACTGTTTTCCATGTTAGGAATGCAACAAGGGGAAGCAAGTCTTATGTTTCGTATGGGAATGAATCTAAAACTTTTGATTAATATTCTTTTTTTACTCCAGGGACTGTCCGTCATCTGGTATTATTTTTCATTGAAGGGTTTGGGATCTTTTGTGAGATGGGTTGCTGTTATTTTAGTTCTCTTTGTTCCCTTCCTTTCAACAATTGCATTGATTCTTGGTGTATCTGATATGTGGTTTGATTTCAGGTCACGAATCAGGAGGTAA
- the rplI gene encoding 50S ribosomal protein L9 codes for MKVILKEDVSKLGRKGDLVEASDGYVRNYLIPRGLADEATPAKIKEWQKEKKTQEKKEEKLLAEAEEKCRWLQGKRIVVKASAGDSGKLFGSVTNAHVEEALKKQLDVSIDKKDIKLDENIRNTGEYSFTVKLYSGVEARMTVKVEAE; via the coding sequence ATGAAGGTGATCTTGAAAGAAGATGTTTCGAAACTTGGTCGTAAGGGAGACCTTGTTGAGGCCTCCGATGGATATGTTCGTAACTATCTTATCCCTCGAGGTTTAGCAGATGAAGCTACTCCTGCTAAAATAAAAGAGTGGCAGAAAGAAAAGAAGACTCAAGAGAAAAAGGAAGAAAAACTTTTGGCTGAAGCCGAAGAGAAATGCCGTTGGTTGCAGGGGAAAAGAATCGTTGTAAAGGCGAGTGCCGGCGATAGCGGAAAACTTTTTGGCAGTGTTACTAATGCTCATGTAGAAGAGGCATTAAAGAAACAACTGGATGTGTCTATTGACAAGAAAGATATCAAATTGGATGAGAACATCCGAAATACAGGAGAGTATTCCTTTACTGTAAAGCTCTATTCAGGAGTAGAAGCTCGTATGACAGTTAAAGTCGAGGCTGAATAG
- the rpsR gene encoding 30S ribosomal protein S18, whose translation MAVSGGASKGGNRGPRRGGKRRPKVCFYCVDKIDHVDYKDVERLRKYVSERGKIMPRRVTGNCAKHQRQLTIAIKRARFMALLPYALD comes from the coding sequence ATGGCTGTAAGTGGTGGCGCTTCAAAGGGCGGAAACAGAGGTCCGAGAAGAGGCGGCAAGAGACGGCCAAAGGTTTGTTTTTACTGTGTCGACAAAATTGATCACGTTGACTATAAAGATGTAGAACGCCTGCGGAAGTACGTAAGTGAACGGGGCAAGATTATGCCAAGACGTGTTACCGGAAATTGCGCAAAGCATCAGCGTCAGCTGACAATAGCGATTAAAAGAGCTCGTTTTATGGCACTTCTGCCCTACGCCTTAGATTAA
- a CDS encoding 2-hydroxyacid dehydrogenase: MNILFGGKAFLRLWDVLSPAFQEHSLDVAEDEEIPSKLPWADIFVIRPMTIDKDILKYGAKLKLVQQWGVGVEGLNVEDCTEAGVYACNIPSRGTGNAEGVAEIAILHMMLLARRYHRAKEKLQEGKVFTPPGVTLWGKRACVIGLGNLGHCVVERLKGLGMSVTGVNRTHREEFSQWGVDTFYSLAEMEKALAGCRFVILALALTPETYHSIAEPFFQSMDRDAFFINVARGDIVVREAFDKALQNKWIAGAGFDVFWKEPPEITDPILNHPLVTTTPHIGGVTDASLNGAIDFIVKNVQRVALGEEPYSCLNSRDLQRKKTL, encoded by the coding sequence ATGAACATACTCTTTGGTGGCAAGGCTTTTTTACGTTTATGGGATGTGCTTTCTCCGGCTTTCCAAGAGCATTCTTTAGATGTTGCCGAAGACGAAGAGATACCTTCCAAACTCCCATGGGCAGATATTTTTGTTATACGCCCCATGACTATAGATAAGGATATTCTCAAGTATGGAGCAAAACTTAAATTGGTTCAGCAGTGGGGTGTTGGTGTAGAGGGGTTAAACGTTGAAGATTGTACTGAAGCAGGCGTTTATGCATGTAATATTCCTTCGCGGGGAACAGGTAATGCAGAAGGTGTTGCAGAGATAGCCATTCTTCATATGATGCTGCTGGCAAGACGATATCACAGGGCGAAAGAAAAACTTCAGGAAGGCAAGGTGTTCACACCTCCGGGAGTCACTCTTTGGGGAAAACGAGCTTGTGTCATCGGACTTGGAAACTTGGGGCACTGTGTTGTTGAGCGGTTAAAAGGCCTTGGAATGAGCGTTACTGGGGTTAATAGAACGCACCGGGAAGAATTTTCCCAATGGGGAGTTGATACCTTTTATTCCCTGGCTGAAATGGAAAAAGCATTGGCAGGTTGCCGCTTTGTTATTTTGGCGTTGGCTTTGACCCCAGAGACATATCATTCAATAGCAGAACCTTTCTTTCAGTCGATGGATAGGGACGCTTTCTTTATTAATGTGGCTCGCGGGGATATTGTTGTGCGTGAAGCCTTTGATAAAGCTCTTCAAAACAAATGGATTGCAGGCGCAGGTTTCGACGTTTTTTGGAAAGAGCCGCCTGAAATTACTGACCCTATATTGAATCACCCTCTTGTAACGACAACCCCTCATATTGGAGGGGTCACTGATGCTTCTTTGAATGGTGCTATTGACTTTATTGTAAAAAATGTTCAGAGGGTGGCCCTTGGAGAAGAGCCCTATTCTTGCTTGAATAGCAGGGATCTTCAAAGAAAGAAGACACTCTAA